TATGGGTGAAAATTAGAGGCCAAGCTGTTGCTTAAGAGTCagaaatttggcagaaaataacCCCCTTGCGTTCCAGCTGGTCCTCAGAGATCAGAGGGGCTGGGTGCGGTTAGGCTTCATTTCCGATTGCAACCAATTCGGCACTTATAAGTCTGGTCGCCTTCTCTAAGAGCCTTCGCGAGCACAAGTTCACAAAAAGTGCAGTTTATTGAAGCTACAGAAATTCAGATTCGGAATTGCCGTTGAGAAATGCACTAGCTGCGCTAGAGCTCTAATAACAGCAATGCTGTTGtgctcatcatcatggctgggcttcgcgaacgaagatttgggaaggctctatccacatttgttacaggcacgttggtgacttatgaggccaatacgagatagacatatccaattgcaaaaggcacagtagaaagactctttagatgatatattctgcagaacgcggttctttctgcgttgccttttctcctcgagagtgatcctgcgtgtgttctcaaaggagacagctgcgttatagatggtgtttcTCCAGGCCTTTCGATTTTAGGCTAGAGTAGAGCAGTTATGGtgatcagtatggccaaggctgagatgttgtttcagggagtccttgtatcttttcttcggggctcctctcctCTGCGGCAGCAGTgggcaagttcaccataaagcaagatcttcgGGAGGCGGTTGGTCCTTCATTCCTGGAGACCGTGCACACTGCACCATCGCAGCTCGCGTACTCATCTTAAACATCCCGGTTCTATATTGTGActagctgcttgctctagaacaNNNNNNNNNNNNNNNNNNNNNNNNNNNNNNNNNNNNNNNNNNNNNNNNNNNNNNNNNNNNNNNNNNNNNNNNNNNNNNNNNNNNNNNNNNNNNNNNNNNNNNNNNNNNNNNNNNNNNNNNNNNNNNNNNNNNNNNNNNNNNNNNNNNNNNNNNNNNNNNNNNNNNNNNNNNNNNNNNNNNNNNNNNNNNNNNNNNNNNNNTATGGTTTATGCGCAATATAGAAGACAGACTCGTACTGTGCGCTTGCAGGCTTCCTGTGATTATGCGTTTGTTCAATGCTTGAGCTCCCTGTACCGTGGGAAATGAGTGACCGCTGCTCTTCCACTTCACTAAACTCTTTGCTGATTCAGTTAAGCCATTCGCCTCCTGCCTCTGTGTGGACCACATCCAATAGAAAAAGTACTTAGGAAAACGGTCAGCCCGAACTAAAACCTACTGGAGGTCGCTAATCGCAAGTAGTGGCCCGTCTCCTTGTCCCCGTGGTCTTGCATGCCGAATGGCACTTCTGGAGGGGGCTCTGTAAATGCGTTGTATTTTGGGTATAGAAAGCATTGATATCGCGCAAGACAAGTCAATGTTCCGGCTTGTGTTTGGGGTATCTGGCAATCTGCTTCTGTAGGAGTTCAGTGGGGCAGATGGATTTGCTTAAGCCATTACCTTTCTCTGAAGCCGGTTACGTTTTAACTGTTTACTCTTCCTCCAGTGCCTCGCGTTCCACGGTCTTTCACCCCAAGCTGCGACGCTTTTCTTAGTCATGCCTAAGGAGCCAGTTATCGGGTTATCTGAAGCAGAAGATTCTGGGGAATCTGTAAGTACTGTGGAAGCTTTCTGTACGCTAAACTGTACCTGGAATTAGTTCCTCATTTACTAGACTCCTTCCCATCCCGTCTTTCCCTCCTGATAGGGCACAGTAGGCTACTTTGGGTGTTCTGGCGCTATAATCTTTTGCCTCTAGCTTGTAATGGAGTTGAGCTTTTTGACTAAAAGCAGTGCTCTGAAGCAATGCTCATCCCTGGGTATGTAGTTCTGGTGCAAAATGCAGTGTTGTTTTGGAGCGCGCTCTGGTGCCTATTGTCATGGTTTAGAGCAAGAGTAGTAGTACTTCTTCTAACACGGAGAAgagggcttggggtttttggCAGGTGAGGGGTGAGGAAGGGCAAAGCTGGTTGAGAGGTGCCGGATGCTTTGCTTTTAGCTATGAAAGTCAAGTTCAAAGACTTTGTAAACCCGCGCAAAAGGCAGCCTAAAGTTTATTTTCCGCCAGGATTGCTTATGTTGCCTGAAGATAGAACGGGGGCTTTAACCCGGAGACCAAGTCAGCTTCTGTGGCTGTTTTGTAGTCCGTTCCTGTCTAGCTTGAAAAAAACTGCCtagctcttttttccccctacggTGTTCCTAATCGGTCGTTGTAGCTTTACTTGGCAAACGTTGGTTGCAGGCGGGCGGACGGGCAGTAATTCGAAGCGCAAGGGTTGAATTGCTAGGAATTGGCTAGCTGCTTTCTCTGGGTGGTTCTCTGCTCTcgttccttcccctcctgccctctcccctctTTGTGTGTTccgttttcttttattttattttatttatgggtTTGtacttccttctccagcttcttgGGCGTGTAATGGTTGTTGGCGAGACGCATGCTGCTCACCTGGGCCTGACCAATGGATTCCGGATGGTTGTGGACGAAGGGCCCGAGGGTGGGCAGTCTGTGTATCGCATACATCTACGTGTTCTGGGTGGCCGTCAGTCAGGCTGGCCGCCCGGCTAAGATTTTTACACCGCAAGAGTTGCCACACGTGTACAAATCGCCACTGAATGGATTTCATCTGTTGCCCGTCAATCTAGCCGCTGTTGATGTGCAAGTTTTTGTGACGTGTGTCTGTGGAAGGTAATAAAAGCTTTGAGCAGCAGTTGCACAATAAAGATTTAGCATGGGGATATCATCTCCGTCTTGTGCGTCTTACTGAGGGGAAATAGTTCTGCAAGTTCAAACGGTGTCTCCCGGGAGTGCAAGTATGTGGAACGTTTCAGCCTGTTAACAGCGTTCCATAGACAGATAGTGATTTGCCCGGTCATTTGAAGCGTGACGCTGCAAGCGCTTAGCAGTCTCCTGCGCCTTGTAGGAAGCAAAGTCTTAGCTTTTTGGCGGTGATACCGCTTGCCATCCTGCTGAATAAGGGAGACCCTCCTGTTGAGTCTTCTGCGTGTGGCTCCCTGTGAAGAGAGAGCCTCCGTCCTCTTTGTAGCTGCCTTTTAAGTAGCGGAATATTGTGATGATGTTCCTCTTTTGCGAGGGAGAAAAGCCCCAACTCCTTCTGGCTTTCCTCATAGGGCAGGTTCTCCAACCCTTTGATCATCTCTGTGGCCCTCCTTGGGACCGTCTCCAGTCTGTCTGCGTCTTTTTTTTGAATTGTGGGGACCAGAACTAGACACAGCGCTCCAGGTGCGGCCTGCAGAGGGTGGCCTCTGTGAGAAGAGGCCAGGGTCTGCCCTGCGCTGGACACAGCTAGTTCCCGACAGCTAGGCATCGGACTCGCCGAGGACCAAAGCTGAGCAACTCGGCAAAGCTGGTGGCAGCCCTGTGTGagcatatttaagaaagggcaAAACGCTGTCTGGGGCAGGTATTTCCCTGCTGCCCCCTGATGCGGCAGGTGGCTATGTCCTGAAGGAACTTTTTCATCCTATTTTCTCCCCCTGTCCTGTTGAGGAGGGGCGGTGGGAGAACAGCTGGGTGGACAACTGGCAGCCGGCCAAAGTCTGGCGTCAGAAAGCCTAAAAGGCAGATTCCTCCGTGAAGAAGTTGTACGGGGGTTGGTGGTTGAGAGACTGATAGTGACTGGGGTAGGAACAGGACGTTTTGGAGATAGGAAAGCCCGGCAATATCTGGGGATCCAGTCACTTTGAGAAGGGGAAATTTCAATGGAGAAAGCCTTCTTTCTGAGCAATAAGAGGTTCTCGTGAGAAAAAGGATCTAGTCTCTATTTTGTCTTGCTTGGTAATGCAAGCGGCAAAGAACTGGAACTCCTGCATGCAAAGGGATGAAAATGCGCAGAGCCCTGTTGGATGCTCTTTGTGCGTGTGCGTTGGAAACCCTAGGCCATCTACAAAGAGGTCACGGAGTTGATGTGAGGTTGGTCTGGCTAAATGTGATTAAAACGGAGCCTTAGGGAAGGCAAAGCCTTGAGGATGTGAAGGGTAAAAGGACAATAAGTAAGGCTGGCAATGTCATTCCCGACCCTTTTGTCAGGAAGGATTAGGAGCGAATGTTGCTTTGACTGAAGCGCAGGCACCAATCCGTCTTCTCTAACTGCAATTTCAGTAGCAAAGGAGACTCAAAGCTTAGAATCCGGCACCAATGATGCTGTACTGGGTGTGGCTaagctggagttcattttccccatagcagccctcacaatgctgtgctttgcatcaGTAGTTAGAAAGGtgctgataacacaccagtgttttgggtACTGCTGATTCTCCAACATTCTGCCCCGCATCAGTAGGCTGGAGGTGGGCAAggtcctgggaggggacacaactaGGGCAgttgacccaaactggccagagggatattctatatgaatctgaaaaatcggtccaagaaactgctcagagacttttttgtctttaagcagcaaggtatttgtttattcaacgttgggagcaagccagctcgcgctggacaaacttgctcaccggctcctcagaaaatcaacacttttgtacaattttcagatgtgattaaatgcatattcaagtgactacaacatctatcaatgcatattaacaataggcggagtataggtggagctcaggcggggcttggggcggtgcttctcttagctccccatttcggaaggtagttcccatcttcctccatggggcagggggcttcaactcatcttcctcagcttgacccttcttctcttccattgttcttgacccgctcactgaagcctggaaaaagccctggctccaggcctatttctcctattcaaatgtctacctgatcctgttatatttctaatttattgcttctaggcctattacatgttcttgtactattctctgaagctttggtccagtaagtagaacagaacaagcacagatcgttttggatgttgatagcttgttagcaggcccaaatttcttagttaactcttttgggcctagcctcctgtttcacataccatatgatgtcagctcagatataaaagctaaataAAGGAGGAGGAAGCGGGGGGCATTCGTCATTTACAGTGTTTGCCTTTTGGAGCAACCGCTTTGtgtgctgaagctctgcttCTTGGGAAGTGGCCGCACAAcacttgctgatgggaagtagaggataaaattccatttactatttttcttctttgtttgtgCGCACGCAAACATGcgcttttgctttagtaaactgccttatctcgaCCTGGGagttgttttccctctccttttctctcccctgtccagctgagaagggggaGTGATAGAACGGCctggtgggcacctggcgtccagccaaggtcaacccaccacagatGCTTTTGATGCTGTCCAGGTGTGGCAGGAGAAGAGTCAGAGATCACTTGGACCGACCTGATCTAGTAGTTAGTTTACTGAGTTCTAATCAGTAAAGTTAGGTacgtaaaatataaaataagtacAGATGGATTGGCGGTCAATTGTCTGCTCTTTACTACACTTAAAGTTAGTATAGGATACAAAGGTTATTGGTAAGCTTACGATGCGTATCTTAAATGTTACACGCATGCAAAAAGAAGTCACTTAGCAACCCATGGATGCCTAGTGGTGTCAGGTAAGGGATCTCCAAGCCTCGGGGGGTAACCTTGAAAGGCATCCCTACTTGAGGGGAGATCACTGCCGTGCAGCCAGCGGCTACGGAGGGAGGACTCAACGGACTCTGATGGCTGCACGTATTGATAGCGTCAAGTGATTGGCTCGTAGTcagattttctgctgtgttcatGCAGTTTTGGCCGCTTATCAGCCCAGTCTGCAGCCAAACTGGTTTGTTGGTGTGAGGGAATATTGCACGCAGCTACCCCAGGTACCAGGCAGCAGAAGGATttaggaaaatttatttctgcaagTTGAGAACACTAACATGACGGCGCTACCTACACTGGGCATGAGAAAACACGCCGCTTTCTTTCAGGAAGTTAACCTCTCTGTAAGGCAAGGGAAGTAAAAGCACCAAACTATCCGTGGGAAGATGTTCTttcccaggcagcacagcttccTTGAGCGACATAAATTCCCCCCTCCTCGAATAATTCTTCAGAGAAAGGTCTTCTGCACTTACAGCTGGTTTTGGTGCTGGGTTGTCACCGATAGCCTCACGCAGTAGGATTAACTTTGGATAGTCCTACTTGCTGAGCATCTGCCTGGACCGAGGTTCAGCTAGTTCAAACCGGAGGAGCACATCTGCGACACCAGGTTTCCCCTAGCAATGACCCCAGAGCTCTGAGGGCGGTAGTCCAGGGCATGGGGGCCCAGGGGGTGTTCTCCTCAGTCCTGCCGGTGAGaggaaagggcaggaggaggagggcaccGATAATGCGAGTCAATAATTGGCTGCGGAGCTGGTGCTGGCGACAGGGTTTTGGGTTCTATGAGCATGGGACCCTGTTTGTGGATCAGCGTCTGCTTGGGACAGAGGGGTTCCACCTCACTAAGCGGGGCATAGGTATTTTTGCCAATAGGATAGCTGACCTCAttaggagggctttaaactaagagtgggggcggggcggagggagagagagagtaaGCAGCAGCCCTGTGAGGGAGTGACAGATGGGGTCAATGAGCAAAGGGCAGGGCGAGAGCTCCAGTACCTGGAAGTCCTCCTAGCACCCGAAGGCAGCGGTGGATGTCATAGCTGCAAGCGTGCCCAGCGGGAAGATCTCCTTGGACAAGTAACTTTTACAAGAGGAGCTCGACAGGCAGCACGGTATCCGGGAACGCGAGCAGGAGATTGATGTGTGGTATTGTCCGCTGTCTCAGGCTGAGCGACAGCCTGCCTTCAGGCTGCGCAAGAGGAAGGTAAGCCGGAATCCAACCTCGAGCTGACTGACGCAAGTAAGTCCCGAGAAGAAGGAGACTGGACGCTTGTCTGTGCTCGGGGTAGAAGGAAGAACCCTCCCCCATCTCCTGAAGTGCCCCTACATAACTGACAGGATGCTCCGGGGTTGGAGACTGAAGAGCACGTGAGTAACGGACAGGACCCAGGACAAGCCAACCATGCAAAGCTGACCTAACCACCCGCCCGCGTTAGAACCAGTGCCACCAGAAAAGCACGTAAAGATATTAGTAATTGGAGGTTCCCCCCTGAGAGGCACCGAAGCACCCGTTTGCCGTCCAGGCAATTTCTCTAGAGAAGTCTGCTGCCTACCAGGAGCTCGCATTCGTGGTGTCACTGAGAGGCTGCCGGGCCTGGTGAACCCTGCAGATTATCATCCGCTCCTACTCTTCTGTGTAGGGTCTGACGAGGCAACTTAGAACCCTCCCAGGAGACTATATCTCCGTTGGAGCAATGTGAAAAGGATCGGGAGCACAGGTGGTGGTCTCCTCTATCAGAGTCCCGTCAGAGGAAGGggtctgggaaggaggagacgAACCGAACGGGTGAATGCCTGGCTGCGTAGCTGGTGCCGTACTCAAGGTTTTGGTTTCTATGTTCGTGGATCTACCTTTAAGAAGCCGTGTCTGTTGGGAGCTGATGCGATTCACCCCACCAAGGGGGGCAAGAGGGTCTTTGCCAACAAGCTGGCCAGACTTACAAGGAGGGCTTTAAACGAGACTCAGCAGGAAAAGGGGATGGAGTTTTGAGCAACAGAGAAGAGACAGGGGCTGCTGTATCGTCGGGAACCAAGAGGTGAATACCTGAGAAAGGCCGCAAAGGAATCGGGGGCTTGATCCTCCCAAAAAGTGATGCGGTCGTGTTATGATCTGGTTATTAAAATTGTTAGAAATGCCTGTGCCCGAATTAAGATGCAAACGAGACCAGATGCCAAAATCAGTAGtatggggggttttttaatggtaaagaggcagagaaagagagatggaaagaaataggaaaaggagggagggaagaaagaaagcgacagagagagattaaaagagaaaatgtatcACCACTCCATGGAACCCGGCAGCGTCCCTTTGGTCCagttcttctggtcttctcGATGGTCAGGGTCCCCCAAAACATAGAGTCCAATGGATTAATATACGTTCAGGAGATGCCAGACACCTCCCCTGGGAGTGGGGGGAAATCTTTGCAGTCTCTTGTGACAGGCTCAGGATTTGTTACCTCACATGGGTCACGTGCAGTCCTCTGGTGGTGGAAGGCCTCGGGAATGAGTGGGGGGGGCGCTTTGGGGGTCCTTGATGGTTTATGaccccttctcagctgcctctAACGTAAAGTCCCGTGTGTACATGGTCTTCCCGGAGCGGGGGGGGTTTACTCCTTCAGTTCGTTGTGGAGAGATTTCACCATCACACACCCAAACCCCTTCTCTTCCACCACCCCCCGAGCCCAGCTCTCCCTTGtccggctgggaaggggagtaatagagcggctgggtgggcacctggcatccacccaaggtcaacccaccacatcaCTAAGGCAGAAACGTGGCGGGACGACTCAAACAACTGGAGCTCTGCAACCGATGGCTATAAACTGgtcagaaggaaggagaggcaggggTTGCCGTCTACGTAAACCAAAAATAAGAGGGATTGACTGCGCAGAGCTGTCTTTGAAAGACGGCGATGAACAGGTTGAGAGCTTATGGGTGAAAATTAGAGGCCAAGCTGTTGCTTAAGAGTCagaaatttggcagaaaataacCCCCTTGCGTTCCAGCTGGTCCTCAGAGATCAGAGGGGCTGGGTGCGGTTAGGCTTCATTTCCGATTGCAACCAATTCGGCACTTATAAGTCTGGTCGCCTTCTCTAAGAGCCTTCGCGAGCACAAGTTCACAAAAAGTGCAGTTTATTGAAGCTACAGAAATTCAGATTCGGAATTGCCGTTGAGAAATGCACTAGCTGCGCTAGAGCTCTAATAACAGCAATGCTGTTGtgctcatcatcatggctgggcttcgcgaacgaagatttgggaaggctctatccacatttgttacaggcacgttggtgacttatgaggccaatacgagatagacatatccaattgcaaaaggcacagtagaaagactctttagatgatatattctgcagaacgcggttctttctgcgttgccttttctcctcgagagtgatcctgcgtgtgttctcaaaggagacagctgcgttatagatggtgtttcTCCAGGCCTTTCGATTTTAGGCTAGAGTAGAGCAGTTATGGtgatcagtatggccaaggctgagatgttgtttcagggagtccttgtatcttttcttcggggctcctctcttgcggcagccagtggcaagttcaccataaagcaagatcttagggaggcggtggtccttcatcctggagacgtgccctgcccatcgcagctgcgttctcatcaacatggttctatacttgtgactgctgcttgctctagaacagatgtattagtcacataatctgaccagtggatgttttaagattgttcggaggcagcgttgatggtAGCGTTGCTGTTGTGCTAACCCGGGTAGTAATAATGATACGAATCGTACCCAGAAGCTTCCCAAGAAGGCGTCCCCGcttgggaggaaggagaggagaggagcccGTCGACTGTCTCTGAGGTCTTTTGGGAATTCCTCCTAAGGAGGTGAAATTTCTCCCCTCCCTATAAAGAGCCGAAGCTTCTCCTCTTCTGTAGAGCATGATCTAAGCGGAGAGCTGAGTAACATAGTCATATATGTGGTAGCATTGACTCTGAGATTAGCTCAGATGGTTTAAAGCATGGcgctaataacaccaaggtgaTGGGTTCGATCCCTGTATGGGGCATTCATTTAAGAGTGGGAGtcgatgatcctcgtgggtcccttctaactcagaatattttgtgatgaTTCTACGTACTTCATGAAGCTTATTAGCATACGCGGGGGCATgcgttttaatatttaaatggcCTTTAATCAGGTAAAGGTTACTTTTTTTGGCCCCCAAGCCAGCAGTGCCGAAGGAAGGCACGCTTCATATTGTATTTTCTCCCAGGAGGCGTGCCGCTTAGAAAGGTCTGCAACTGAGGTGGGGCTTTCAGGGAACAATGTAGAGCAAATTCTGTTGGTTCTGCGAAATGTCCTGAGAAGCTAAGGCCAGGCCCTGGAAAAAGCAGTCATTTGACTGGAGGGAGCAGCGCCAAAAAGCCACAGGCACGTTTTGGGGTGGACTTGATGCAGTAACAAATAACAAGAAATGGTACTTGAAGCTACCCCAGGCTCTTCTGCGACCTCGTTGCCCGCCCTCAGGGTCGCAGCACTACACGGGGCAGATCCCTCCGCGGACTCGCCCAGGTCGGATCCCTCCGCGCCCCGAGGGCGCGCAAACTCCCTGAGCCCCGCTAAGCGCCAGGTCGACGAGGGCGGACCCGCCAAGGGGGGCGGGGACAAGCGAAAACGACAGGCGAGCCATCCAATCGAGTCGCGGGATCGGCCGGCGGCGATCCGGTGGCCCAATGGGCGCGCCGCGGAGGGCCCGGCCGAGTGGAGGAAGCGCGGGGACGACAATGGGCGTTGTCGTTGCTGACGAGATTCTCGGGGCGCGGGCCGCTCGGCCTGGTGGCGCCACTACTTTCTTCGGAAAGGTCATCGGCAAGGCGCTTCCCCGGTACCGTCAGCAACGAGGACGAGGAGGTAGCCGCGGCTTTGCTCTGTGCGCggttcctcttcccttccccccctccccccgcgcTCGCGGGCACCCTGAGCCGAGGACCCGGGGCGCGGTGCCCGGGGGCGCGGCAGGGCGGGTGGCGGCGCTGCTGCTGCGCGTGGGTGGAGGGACGGGGGACGGACGGGGCCTCTCTGGGTTGTGGCGCTCTCTACTGCACCATCCTCAAAGCTTGTTCCGtgccccacccccagccccccggctGCCGCGGCGCGTACTGGGTTGCTGATGCTGTCCGGGCTCGCCTCGGTTCCCAGCCCCACTGTGTCGTGTGCGCGCGTAGAGAAGGGCCTCCGACGGTAACGCGCTTGGTGTCAGCCGCAGACGTTTGCCGCACGATGTCCCTTTGGCACTGCAAGTCGTGCAAAGTTTGCTGCCAAGGGATGGGAGTGGTCCTACCTCGTGTAGGATGATAGTTCTGAAAGCTTATTTTAGGCACACGCAGTGAATCTCCTCGGGGATTCCGGGGGGGATGTGGGGGCGGTGTGCGTGCGTCTGTAAACAGTGAACGTCTGAGCAGTGACCGTAACGAGTTGGTTCTGCATTGGAGACATGCAGGTCTCGATGTGCCTCATAATAGCATCGAAGAggtttcacagctctgctgtgctagGCTTCGGTTCTGAACCCCCAAACTGGATTATTAAAGCAAAGAATTGCAGCTTTTCCtcgtttttcttaaaaatacccCCCAACAATATCTAGAGCCCGGTCATCCTGCAGGCTGCAAAAGCTTCCCAGATGTTGTTTCTGTGGGGAAGCGGGACCGTGATAACAGCATGCTTGCGGATTTCAcgggtgctggtgctgggaacTAGAGTGAGGTGCTTCGAGCAGCGTGGGGGAAAACAATGCAGCCGTTGCTTGTGCGATGTTAACTTTAAGTTAGTATCCCGtataattttgttattaaaatgcTGAAGGTTAACAGTTAGGGACGtcttctgcttttgcagcaaTATGGTTTATGCGCAATA
This Pseudopipra pipra isolate bDixPip1 chromosome W, bDixPip1.hap1, whole genome shotgun sequence DNA region includes the following protein-coding sequences:
- the LOC135405205 gene encoding adenosine 5'-monophosphoramidase HINT1-like encodes the protein MPKEPVIGLSEAEDSGESCLAFHGLSPQAATLFLVMPKEPVIGLSEAEDSGESLLGRVMVVGETHAAHLGLTNGFRMVVDEGPEGGQSVYRIHLRVLGGRQSGWPPG